The following is a genomic window from Victivallis lenta.
AAAATGGTCCCGAAACTTATGAGTTCTATGACAGCGAAATCGCCGTGGTCAAGGCAATCGTCAGCTTTCTGCGCCGGATCTCCTGCCAGTTGGCGGAATTCGCGCTGATTGAACGCAATCCGGCGCTGAAGAAGAATCTCGAAGAAATGGCGGATATCAATTTTCGCATGGCGGACGGAGTCCCCGCAACCATGCGCGAGGCGATTCAGTGGATGTGCCATTTCAGCATGTTCAGCCGCCTCTACAACCGCGGTTCGGCGGGTGGGCAGCTTGATCAGCTGCTGCTGCCGTATTACGAGAACGATCGCCGTGCCGGACGCATCACCGATGAAGAGGCGAAATTTTACCTGGGCTGTCTCTTTTTCAACGACAGCCGCTATTATCAGCTCGGCGGTCCGGATATCGACGGCAATGACACAGTCAATCATCTCTCCTATCTGATCCTGGAAGCGGCGGATGCGGTCAATATAGCCTGCAATCTCACCGTGCGTGTTCACGACAAGACCGATCCGGTTTTCTTGCGCAAAGCGGTGGAGTGCCTCTTCCGCAACAAAATGGGATGGCCGCGCTTCTCCGGAGACAAAGCGCTGGTGGATGGTTTCATGCGGTGCGGATTCCCGCGGGAAGAGGCCATTCGCCGAATCTCGTCAGGATGCCACTGGATGAGCATCCCCGGCAAGGAATACACCCTCAACGACATTGTCAAGATCAATGCCGCCAAGGTGTTTGAAGTCGCATGGGATGAAATGTTCGAATCGGGAGAAAAGAGTCTGGAACGTCTTTGGAACCTCTTCCTCAAACATATGAAGTGTGCGGTTGAGGCGACTGCGGACGGCATCCGGTTTCACCTGAATCACCAGGACCGGAATGAACCTGAGCTGATCCTCAATCTGCTTTCTCACGGACCGATCGAAAAGGGTTGCGATGTCACCAAGGGGGCGACCTACTTCAATCTCTGCATGGATGGCGCTGCGCTTGCCACGGTCGCGGATAGTTTCGCGGCAATCGAACAGCGCATTATTGATGAGAAGCGACTCACTTTCGATGAACTCAATACTGTGATACAATCCAATTTCGAGGGTGTTGAAGGTGAATATATCCGCCGGATGCTCCAACATTCGGAGCGTTACTGTCAGGGGAACTCGCGCGGTGATCGTTGGGCGGTCCGCGTTTCCGGGGAATACTCCGCGTTGGTTCGCAGCCAGAATGAGCGTTATCCGGGACTGAACTTCATTCCCGGCTGGTTCTCGTGGTCGAATACCATCTACTTCGGCCGTCACGTCGGCGCAACTCCGAACGGGCGTCGGGCGAAGGAGGCGATCAGCCACGGTGCCAATCCGCATCCGGGATTCCGACGCGACGGCGCGGTCACTGCGATGTGCAATTCGATCGCCTCAATTCAACCCGGTTACGGCAATACCGCGCCGGTTCAACTCGAACTTGACCCCGGTACGGCAAATTCACCGGAGGCGCTCGACAAACTCGTGAGCATGATCCGGACCCTGTTGAACTCCGGAAATACGCTGCTTAACATCAACATCATCGATGGAGACAAGGTGCTTGCCGCCCATGAAAATCCGGATCTCTTTCCGGATCTGGTCGTGCGCGTGACCGGATTCACCGCCTACTTCTCGATGCTTTCCAAAGATTTCAGACAACTGGTCGTTGACCGGATCATTGACAAAAGGAGTTAAGAAAATGTATCAAGTCGATATGGTGAAAATCAATGCCGCGCAGCAGAAGGAATCCCGCGTGCCGATGCTGCCCGGGGCGATTCCCGGCGCGGAGGTCAGTCTGCTCACGCTCGAAGCGGGCAATGTGTATGCGAAGGAACCGGAAGCAGATAAGGCATTCATCTATTTGACCATCGACGGCAGATTTCGTTTCCATGCCGGCCGGATCGATATTTCAGTTGAAGGCCGCTATGTTTTTATTCCCGGTCCGGATCAGAAGGCGGAATTCCAAGTCCGGACCCGTACCCGGGTACTCGAAATCTGCTGGAAAATTCCTGCCGACAACCGTGACGAGTGGAAGAGCGACGTATGTGGAGCTTTTCCCTATATTCAGGAATACATCACCTCCACCCAGTATCGGGATAAAAACAAGAGCGACAAAACCATCAGCCGTGAAATGGTGCGCCAGCGCATTGTTCCGGGATTCTGCATGGGATCGGTCGAATCCTATGGCTATGACAAGGTTGCGCAGCATCCGCATCCGATGCTCGACCAATTCTTTTTCAGTTTTCCGGAAAACGATGTCGATGTGCTGATTGATGATTTCAAGGTGCCGATGAAAGGGGACACTCTGCTGCATATTCCGCTTGGTTCCAACCACGGTGTCGAAGTGCACGAACCGAACCATATGCACTACATCTGGATCGATTTCTTTCTCGGTCAGGCGGGACTTGACCGGCTTGACAGCAGTCACAGGCATACCGGCCAAATGCGCCGCTTTTGAAGGAGCTGTTCAAGATGAATTCAAAAAAACTTTTCGGCGCCCGGAAATCCCATGACGTGATCGTCGTCGGCGGCGGGGTTGCCGGGGTTGCCGCCGCACTTGCGGCGCGGCGGCTTGGAGCTTCAGTGCTGCTGCTGGAGAAAAGGTGCGAACTCGGCGGTTTGGCGACTGCCGGTCTGGTCAACCTCTTTGTTCCGCTTTGCAACGGGCGCGGCATCCCGATCATGCGGGGGATGGCGGAGGAGTTTCTCCGTTCTTCGGTCAAATTCGGTTTTGATTCGCTCAATGAAGCGTGGAAGGACGGCGTACCGGAAGAAACGACGAATTTGCGTTACGCGACTTTCTTTTCCGCGAAAATTTTCGCGCTTCAGATGGTCGAGATGCTGGCGGCGGAAGGAGTCGATTTCTTCTTCGAAGCCACCGTTGCGGATGTGGAGTTGAAAGGGGGACGCTGTACAGGCGTTTCGGTGTTGTGCGAGGAAGGCATGAATTTCTTTCCCGGCAAGGCGGTTGTCGATGCTTCCGGTTCCTCGTTGGTCTTTCACCGCGCCGGAGCGGAAACCGAGTTGGGAAAGAACTACTTCAGCTATCATGCCCACTCAATCTCTCTTGAAGGATGTGCCTGTGCTGTCGAGCGGGGAAATATCCGTTACGCTCTCAACTGGCAGCAGGGCGGTGAAGCAAATCTTTATGGGAAAAATCATCCTGAAGGAATGCGTCTCTTTTACGGCGACACTTCAGAAAATATCACCGATTACCTGGTCGCGAACCAGCTCCGGTTATTGGAAAAACTCAAGGCAACGCCCCGGCTGTCGCGTACACCGGTTGCTTTGCCGTCGATGCCGCAATTGCGGACGATTCGACGGATCATCGGAGAATACACGCTTACGAACGCGGATATCTATCGGCATTTTGACGATTCCGTGACCGCTCTCTGCGACTCGGAGCGGCGTGATTCCCTCTATGAAATTCCGTACCGTTCGCTCTATGATCATCGATTTCCGAATCTGATCGCCGCGGGACGCAACATCGCTTCTGCCGGCTATCTCTGGGATGTGACGCGAGTGATTCCTCCGGCAATCGTCACCGGCCAGGCGGCGGGCACAGCCGCCGCAATGGCAGTTTGCGCCGGCTGTTCGATTCCTGCGCTTCCGGTGGAAAAGCTGCAGCAGGAGCTGGCGCGCCAACAGGTACTGATCCATTTTGAAGATATGTGGATTCCACGGGAAAGGACAGCCGGCGAGTATTCGCCGGCCAGTCAAAGCGATCCCGATCGCCAGAAAGAGTCGGCGCGATGAAACTGGAAACCTGTTATCGCCTCGCTCCGAACCGCGTGTGGCGCACTTATCTGGGCGGCCGGACACTCGACAGGATCGCAGGGGTCAGGAATCCTGAAGATTCCCACTTCCCGGAAGATTGGCTGCTTTCAACGACCGCTGCGCACAATATCGGCCGGGAGAAGTTTCCCGGCGAGGGCATTTCACGGGTCATTACTTCCACCGGAGAGGTCTTTCTGACGGAGCTGGCGGAACGTTTTCCGGAAGAGCTTTTCGGAAGGGCACACCGGGAAAAGTTTGGAAACTCGGCGGGATTTTTATTGAAATACCTGGATTCATCAATCCGGCTTCATATGCAGTGTCATCCGTCGATTCCGTTTGCCAGACGATTTTTGAACTCCCCGTTCGGCAAGACAGAGGGATATTACATCCTTGGAATCCGGCCGGGATGCGAGGGATATCTTTATCTCGGTTTTCAACGCGCACCGGAACCGGAGGCTTTCAAACGTGCCGTTGAAGCACAGGATACTGAAACGATTCTTGCAGGCTTCGACCGCATTCCGGTTAAACCCGGCGAATGCTTCTACGTCCCCGGCGGAATCCCCCATGCAATCGGCGAAGGGATATTCATGGTCGAGCTGATGGAGCCTGCCGATTTTGCGGTACGGATTGAATTCGAGCGCGGGGGATATACTTTGCCTGAAAATGCCCGTTTTATGGGGCGCGATATCGATTTTGCTCTGTCAATGTTCGATTTCACTGCAAGAAACCTCGCCCGGACCCGGAAAGAATTTTTTGTTGAACCACTGGAATTGCCGATCGTGGGAAATGCGGAACGTTTTTCTCTTTTTGATTCCAGAAAAACAAACTGTTTCCGTTTGGAACGAATTCGGGTGAATGGAAATGCCGCAGTCGATCACCATTCATTCCGTGTTCTGATTGTTACCCGGGGAAATGGAACGCTTTCCTGTGAAAACAAAACATTATCATTGCAGCAATATGATAGAGTGCTCATCCCATATTATGTGCAGACAATGCGTTTTTCCGGGAAACTGGAACTTCTTGCAGCAATGCCGCCGTTGAATAAATAAACGAAAGAATCCTCTCTCACGGAAAGAGTTTAAAGACGTTCAATACACCGGTTCGCCGTACGGCTGCGGCGTGGCGGCCGGCGGGATCTTCCGCACATCGCCCGTTTTCTCCGCTTCGCCTTCCGGTCAGTTTTTCTGCCTGGAAGGCGTTTTCGGTTCCGGGAACGTTGTTTCGTTCAGAACCCGTTTGTAGTAGAATTTTGAGGTGTAGATCGCCGCTGCCGGATTGTGGCCCAGTACCCGGTCCTTGACGATGAACGTCACTGCCGGCGCCTTGCTGTGGCGGGTGAAAATCGCGTCGTGCCCGACACACAGGCCGACCAGTACATTCAAATCCGCTCCCCAATCGTTGAGCACCTGGGCCTGAAGCGCCGGATTGCAGCAGGATTCGTTGCAGCCGGGGCAGACTTTCAATTGGTCCGGCAGGCCGATTTCCGTTTTATCGATCGCACCGACCTTGCAGATGACAGTCTTCGTTTCGATTCCGGCTGTCCGTACGATCTTGGCGTAGATCGATGCTTCGTCCAGCAGGCCGATGCAGCTTGCAATGCCGAGCTTCTTCACGCCGAGCTTCATCGCAAAGCGGATCGTTTCCTCCAGCCGGGTCAGACGACCGTAATATTCGCCTTCGATTTCGGCGGCGGCCCGGGCGAGACGCCCGTCAATGCCGTCGCTTTCATACAATCTGCGCGTGAGTTCCACGGCATCTTTGTATTCCTCGGTCAGGCAGAAGGCCGGATATTGCTTTTCACGCCGGTAGCAGTTGCGAACTGCGCACTCCGAGCAGCTCAGGCTGCATTTTTTTTCATCTTCACTCATCGGCTAAGCCTCCATTTTCATAATTCTCAGATTTCCAGCCCAGGCAGTAATGCAACGATCGTGTCGGCCTGAATTGCGGCAGCGATTCCGACCCGGGGCGACGCGGGCGGCAAGGCGGCGGATATCCCGGAAACCAGATCTCCCGCAAGGTAAAGGTTTTTACCGGCTTTTCGCAGACGCATTGCATTGGATCGTCCGAACCCCGCAAGGCCGCCGGCCGCGATCACCGTTTTCCCGATCTGCCGGAGTTCCTCGA
Proteins encoded in this region:
- a CDS encoding pyruvate formate lyase family protein, with the translated sequence MMIQYINQYPENEEFDYAKRLRLLRERKLAQTAEKVKREGGLNEDDYGRVVAPDYFKFKIVPNHPDGHFYGYSGWTENFTKLLAEHPLYVDPLDAFVGRGFFFLIRLRGMTGDPSYPYPWNPAYPFDELKALFDRYNIICGIGRDHHFNPDIRMGLELGWGGILRKLERHRAQNGPETYEFYDSEIAVVKAIVSFLRRISCQLAEFALIERNPALKKNLEEMADINFRMADGVPATMREAIQWMCHFSMFSRLYNRGSAGGQLDQLLLPYYENDRRAGRITDEEAKFYLGCLFFNDSRYYQLGGPDIDGNDTVNHLSYLILEAADAVNIACNLTVRVHDKTDPVFLRKAVECLFRNKMGWPRFSGDKALVDGFMRCGFPREEAIRRISSGCHWMSIPGKEYTLNDIVKINAAKVFEVAWDEMFESGEKSLERLWNLFLKHMKCAVEATADGIRFHLNHQDRNEPELILNLLSHGPIEKGCDVTKGATYFNLCMDGAALATVADSFAAIEQRIIDEKRLTFDELNTVIQSNFEGVEGEYIRRMLQHSERYCQGNSRGDRWAVRVSGEYSALVRSQNERYPGLNFIPGWFSWSNTIYFGRHVGATPNGRRAKEAISHGANPHPGFRRDGAVTAMCNSIASIQPGYGNTAPVQLELDPGTANSPEALDKLVSMIRTLLNSGNTLLNINIIDGDKVLAAHENPDLFPDLVVRVTGFTAYFSMLSKDFRQLVVDRIIDKRS
- a CDS encoding DUF1847 domain-containing protein, whose amino-acid sequence is MSEDEKKCSLSCSECAVRNCYRREKQYPAFCLTEEYKDAVELTRRLYESDGIDGRLARAAAEIEGEYYGRLTRLEETIRFAMKLGVKKLGIASCIGLLDEASIYAKIVRTAGIETKTVICKVGAIDKTEIGLPDQLKVCPGCNESCCNPALQAQVLNDWGADLNVLVGLCVGHDAIFTRHSKAPAVTFIVKDRVLGHNPAAAIYTSKFYYKRVLNETTFPEPKTPSRQKN
- a CDS encoding class I mannose-6-phosphate isomerase, which translates into the protein MKLETCYRLAPNRVWRTYLGGRTLDRIAGVRNPEDSHFPEDWLLSTTAAHNIGREKFPGEGISRVITSTGEVFLTELAERFPEELFGRAHREKFGNSAGFLLKYLDSSIRLHMQCHPSIPFARRFLNSPFGKTEGYYILGIRPGCEGYLYLGFQRAPEPEAFKRAVEAQDTETILAGFDRIPVKPGECFYVPGGIPHAIGEGIFMVELMEPADFAVRIEFERGGYTLPENARFMGRDIDFALSMFDFTARNLARTRKEFFVEPLELPIVGNAERFSLFDSRKTNCFRLERIRVNGNAAVDHHSFRVLIVTRGNGTLSCENKTLSLQQYDRVLIPYYVQTMRFSGKLELLAAMPPLNK
- a CDS encoding FAD-dependent oxidoreductase, which gives rise to MNSKKLFGARKSHDVIVVGGGVAGVAAALAARRLGASVLLLEKRCELGGLATAGLVNLFVPLCNGRGIPIMRGMAEEFLRSSVKFGFDSLNEAWKDGVPEETTNLRYATFFSAKIFALQMVEMLAAEGVDFFFEATVADVELKGGRCTGVSVLCEEGMNFFPGKAVVDASGSSLVFHRAGAETELGKNYFSYHAHSISLEGCACAVERGNIRYALNWQQGGEANLYGKNHPEGMRLFYGDTSENITDYLVANQLRLLEKLKATPRLSRTPVALPSMPQLRTIRRIIGEYTLTNADIYRHFDDSVTALCDSERRDSLYEIPYRSLYDHRFPNLIAAGRNIASAGYLWDVTRVIPPAIVTGQAAGTAAAMAVCAGCSIPALPVEKLQQELARQQVLIHFEDMWIPRERTAGEYSPASQSDPDRQKESAR